The Amphiura filiformis chromosome 6, Afil_fr2py, whole genome shotgun sequence genome segment TGGCAAGATGGAAACTATTGCTATCAGTGATTTTCTCAGAATCAGGTGGGTCCAACatttattccatttgaagtttTTGAAAAGCCTGCGCacactgtttttgaatgttttgatttTAGGGTAGTACCCAGAGCTCTGGATAGCACCAATATTTTTGAATAGCCCGCGCTCGAACTCAAATGCACAGTACATTTCACAATGAATAACGGTGTAAAATTCGTACTAATTGGCCAACATTACCACGTATGACTTTGGAATGTTACCGAAACAACTAAATACATACACAATATAAAGGCATAATGCCTAACTTAAAGTTGTACCTCCTCCACAGATACGCAATTGACAAGCTTCATAACTTATTCAGTCTTCACCTGAGCATAATTCTGTGCATTGACGATGTTTGTGAGCGTTTCATTGTCTTCAAGGACCTAAGAATTCCTTCGCCATGGTGTGATACAGACTACACCAGTATTAGTCGCCCTGGTGGTGGCACCATAGACGGATTTGTGCAATATCTCGGGGAACAAATCGGTGATACAGCCGTATATGTAGTAATGGAAAAATTGGGGCTAAAAGTAAGTAATCTTTATTCTGATTCTTGTTTATTTGAAATTGATTCCAATACCAACATTTTCTTCACTGACCGAATTCATAATTTTTATCCTTTAATAACAGATCTATGTAAGCAATGAAGATTGCCGAGAAGGAGCTTTAAGTGGCACGGAGAATAGTAAGTGTATTGATTCATTCGTATCTAAAGTGATTTTTGAAAATCATCATTTATAGGACATCTTGGTCTATGCTAGACCTATGTTATGTTTGGTTTGAAAACTGTACTCTGATTTTTTTTCTAATCTTTCTCAGATTGCCCAGTCATGCCTGAACCTGCTTCATCTGGCAAAGCTACTTGCAAACCGACAGAGTATTGTACCGGTGTGAAATGCTGTACCGCAATAGATATCAAGATCACACAACTGTATGTTAATGCATGGATGGATATTGATCCTTGTGACTTCAAAGTTGCTATTGGTTTCGGCGATTGGAGTCTCAATATTTCAATGATAAATCATGACTGGGGAGTTGAAAGATATGCTACTTTGGGAGATTCACTGCAGATAATGTAAGATTTGGGATCATACTCGAATTTAGGATAATATGACTTTCTACATCTGTTCAAATGCAATTGGAAATGTGTAAAGTACAAACTTATAAAATACGCTAAAACCAATGTAAACGTTTTATTGCAGGTATTCAATTGATAGATCGGAAGATATGAAGAATTTTATTATGAACCTCTCTGCCATCATCTGTTTTGATGGAAACTGTGAAACTACATCCATATTATCACACCAACTTGTTCCTAAAccattttgttatgaaaatggTACCTTAGCACTTCCAGGAAATGGTACAATAGATAGCTATCTTCACTTGGTATCAGAAAATACAGATGAAACGGTTGTAGACATGGTACTTAGTGCTCTTGGAGTAAAGGTATGGTATAAAGCTGGTTAATGTGCTAGATTCTCTGATAAATTCGTATTTTCCACAGTCAAATACGTAGTATAATTAGTTTAAAAAGCTTGGGAATATATTAGAGCCATACTTTCCAAAGTCAAGTAGACTATTTGATTATAGTTTATCTTGAAACATTTTCCTAAATTACAAGGtatcccataaaaaaaaaaggttagatGTAGAAaataaattgcatattgtgatggtacaacaaaacagattttatttattcattcttcTTGAAATTGTTTGCAAAGTTTCAACTctatatcttaaaagcaacttaacttatgaccAAACGATGACAGGTGACAAGAGTGACTAACCATCAAAATGTCGTaagaaagttgaacacaagcacacctttgtttttctccttttttgtcaCTTTGAACATATTACACTAAAGAactatattgacaaactaaatattgcacatctgaaaataaatcagttttagggcttctgactcttggtggtaacaaataaaggaagctGGACATTAGAGAGGAACGTCTTTATGGTGAAGGcatttctgcacgctgtatctcctgtcatcaacataatgaaattaataacaatcttttgcatttaggctttgtttAGGTTTTATtgagttgaaatcgctgctgtgttaTATACTGTAAGAATATTAACCATTTTCTTACTGAACTCTTGACAGGTTAAGTCTCAGTTCATCAGAATagaatactgcatctgccatgctatggttGGGCCTACTCAAGTGTCACCAAATGCATGCATGGTGGTAATGAACCTTGGGTTGTATTAGGCCTATGTCACGTAAACGGCTTACTCAGGAATGCGGACTAAGTACgcaagttgtgaacttgacattcacatgggtactagtagagggtgcAGAGATTGTGTCATGAAAAGAACATAACTATATttatgttaacattaacttagattattttcaaaattctacatgtaacctttttttggaaCACCCGGTATAAAGATGATGTAAATAAGAATGGAATCATATTAAACCCCTTCGGATTCGTTTCAGGAATACGTTACTGATACTGGATGTCTTCTGCCGTCTAATGAACCAAACTGTCCTGGATTAACTCTGCCAGATATCAACGCAGACGGAGTTTCTTGTGACATTGATGCTCTGTGTTTAGGATTTCAATGCTGTCTAGACATGGATTTCATAGTTACTCGTCGGAATATCAAAACACATATTACAATAGACCCCTGCGACTTCAAACTATCGGTTGGTCTCGGAGAATGGTTCTTAGATGTTTCTTTTTTCACTTACACGTGGGGAACAGAGATATCCAAAACACTTGGACGAGCCATTAAGTTCTCGTAAGTAATTAGATTTTATGCTAATCACCTACTCTATGTGTGCAACCCTATTTAATGAAAACGCAAATCATAATTTTATATATCCgtttaattgattgtttttggatAAATACATGAAATCGAttggtaaacaataacatggtaAATACCTATTCTAATTGTATATCTTGAGTGGAACATAGCTCTCCTAATTTTCCTAACGTATAATATACTCTAATTcaaaattgtatataattgttagCCATTATTACTTACACTTCCTTTTATGTCTGCTTTATCTTTGATTAGATTTAACATGAACAAGTTTGACGACACTGGAGAATTTTCGCTTGACCTATCCATACAGCTTACTATAGAGGATCAAAAACAGATTTTACTATCTTATCAGATGTTAGAATGTCCATTCCTATATGTAATGAAAATGCTACGTTCTCCCTTCCCGGAGATGGATCTGTAAAGAGTTTTGCTTTAGCGTTAGGAGAAACTTTTAGTCAAACGGCAGTGGAAGCTGTCATGAATCATCTCGGAATTATTCAGTATATATCAGGACAAACCTGTTCAGTAACCCAAGTAGATCTACAGAAAACTGGTGAGATTTGAAATTTTCTATCACTTTTATTTAAATTCTGTCTTTAAGCGTCGCTTACTTTGTAATATCATCTTATGTGTTAGATATTTTACACAATGACAGCTAACATACGTGACTGAACACTCTTAATTAACTGATTTCTTATAGATTGTCCATCAGGTCTTGTCCTACCATCACTAGACAATATCTTGACGTGTGGAATAGAAGACATCAGATGTCTTGGTATCCAGTGCTGTGTGAACATAGACTTCGCAATCACTAAGCTGATGATGAAAGTCGGGTTATCATTAGACCCATGTAACTTCCAAGTCTCTGTAGGATTTGAAACGTTTAGTAGGACAGTAACTTTATTCACACATAAATGGGGATCAGTGGTGGAGCAGCGTGTCAGCGATGCCTTGGTTATCAGGTACGATGACCACTATTGATGCAAATGTGGACTTTCTTTTGTTTAGTATGATCTTGTTTAATAATATAACAAAAACAACTTGCTGTgaatgggactcgaacccacaacctccctTTTagtactatacatgtatataatacacAGTCATCAACATAATTAAGGTGCatgttatgttcacccctgtatatccttagCAAAGACAaattatgttaaaattaaaaacagcagTCACACCTGTCTctgatttaaaacctcatttgttgaaatcggttgagaattaaagacacggtgatcgaaaacctaaggaaggaacgaaatcaaaagttgcattttaatgttctaatcaatggaaaccaCAGCGCTAGTTTTCTTGTTCAAGAACGATTTGTTTATAAATGaatagggcatccaatggagcaattgaaacttttgaattTGAACCTTCCTTGGGATTTCGGATTACCCGATCGATTATTTCTTGATCGAGTTtgacgaatgaggtcttaaatacGAGCTAAAAGACGCGGCTATTGGcttctggttctaattatgacatatctgtattTGTTTATGGTATACATGGTGAACATAGATTCATTCTGTTGCTGTctctatattaatatgtataggtgttatattttatatgtgtGCTTTTTATCGTAACAGATACTCTGTATATAAATTAGAGACTGCCAATATGTTTAGCATCACATTGGATATCATTCTCTGCATTGACGACACTTGCAACACAATTCCCGTCTTCCGAGAAGTCAAGTTCCCCATTCCAATATGTAACATAGATTTCAACAACTTTGTGCTTCCTGGCGACGGCAGTGTTGCCGGTTTCGTTGAACACCTTGGTGGTAAAATTGGGGATTCTGCAGTGGAGGTTGTTTTGAAGAAGTTTGGGCTAGAGGTAAGGAATGCATATATTTAGCTTACTTGTTTGTTCGTTTTTCTTTATGTGCATATTTTAGTttgctttgttttatttcttctttttagcctgtgttactcattcagtggataaaACAAGCAATCATCTGGTATTCCATGAAGCCCAGGGATCGCAACAATGAAAACACCAAGATACATTAAATATATAAGTTTAAAATGTAAACAGTTTTAAACACCTTACAATGCTATTATACTACCATAGAGTTATATACAATCATCTGTTATAAAATATAGTTTTCAAGTTATGACTAATCACTAAGATACATGATTTAAAATAGAacattaccaaaaaaaaaaaaaatacatgcatTGAGATATCAAAATAATAAACTCTACAGCTTGGCAAGAAAAATTTTAACTGAAAATATCTGAACATGGTTTTTTATATATCAATATTTTGATTTGCAGGAATATTTTGGTGGTCTGTCGTGTAGTGCTTCACTTCTATCACCTTCAGGCGGTAAGATATACTGATCAAATCCTACATACTTACATATTAATTCATTTGAACGCTTTCTTAGTCGACAACGAGTTGAAATATTGCTTGATTACTTGAATATTGAAGTGCCAATCAGTGCCATGTTATCCAatatgcatttaaaaatattgatgaTTACTTTTATTTAGCTTGTCCTTCGATCGTGATCCCCAAGACTACAGATGCTTCGGTGTGCCAAGCAAGTTCTTCATGTCTAGGCGTGACCTGCTGCATAGAATTGGATTTGATCGTAACGAGGATTCGAACCCATGCTTGGATTCTTGATAAGCCATGTAATTTAGTTATGGCTATCGGCCTCGGAACATGGAAATATAATATATCACTAGTATCCTACAGTTGGGGGGAAAATGAGACGTTATCCATTGGAGATGCAGTAAAAATAAGGTAATTTTAACCCGTTCATATTAGTAATTTCACTCAAAACGAAATAGGGATAAAATGTTAAACGCAACATTTACGTTTTCAAGGTATTATGcaacagtggcatagcgtcatagtTCCACGTCCCTCATGCGCCCAGTAAAAAACGACCAATTCAtagaaaaaacacccaaaatcgaCCGATGCCCCACCATCAGAACGCGTCCGTCGGACGGCGTGGTTAGGAAATTAGCACGTACGAAGACAAAGTAGCTCATATCGACATGCCGACGGGCTCTACTTATACACACTGCAAGTAAGTCGCATTTTTGGATCTTAACATTAGAATGCCAATAACCGTTTAATCACGCATGCCATTCCCGGAGCCACTATAGTGATGGTATGGCAAAATATTCCTCTATTTAGATATTCAGCAGATAAACTAGACGATACGAATGAATATGTTCTTCAACTGACTGTAAGCATCTGCCTTGATGGAACATGTACCGATATTCCGATTGCCAACAACATCCAAGTTCCTATCTCCCCGTGTGGCAATGTCTCTGTAACTTTACCAGGAGATGGGACAATAGATGGTTACTTGCAGGAGATAGCCAAGTATGCCGGAGAAAATGGAGTCGCGATGGTGATGCAACACTTTGATTTAGAGGTAAGAACTAAATATTCATTGATATATCATtcaaacaatattattattatacaaagtTAAATCGTAGAAACCTTTCTATGTGGTCATTGTTAACATTCGCGTAATGATTATTTCGGGAAAATGttttgggtaggcctatgttatcatggttatgactgTCAGAACATTTGTCGCTCACAAAACTTAACACAGCTGGTATGATCTCTTTCCAATCATAGTGTTTTGAACACGAAATTCTTTATTTATATCTTTTGTGTTTCAGGATTTCATCCTTGAAGATCAGTGTGAAACTTCAACCTATATTCAAGATGGAAGTACGTATTAAAAAGGAAAAGACAATTCTTAGGTTACGCCCCTTTTCAGTTTGTTTGAATCCAATTTGCCTGATTTCAGCAAATAATATTCCCGGGATAATTATAttacatattgtaacatttgccggggaggacgccctcaatgtacaatttagtaaactaacataccctgaaaaaatcaagtctttaggtgctgtagttatgACATAATTCACAACACTGTACGTACACAGCGTGCATGAAAAGTCATAACACATAAAAAAGGACCGAACAGACTCACGCTCGACAGAGTGGGACGCATTGGCGTCATATGCGCTGGTATCAAATAGCgaatttctttgttttgcctaatCTGTTCGGATCAAATTAAGAGGGGCTATATCTGAcaatttgtggaaaagaaatacaaatctatttttatggaaatgttacaacatggctttaattaAACTAGGTAAGGAGAATTGTAAGGAAGGATGTCAACCCACAggtctcagcacactttacacatTTTCGCTGACCACTGTGTCACAAGACACACcttatatataattttataacaTTCTGGGACGAGGCTAAAAACACTTGATACTAAAATTGATAACAAAATAAATGTCTATAAATACATTAAATATCTCTATCCTTGGTTCCAAGTTTATACTTAGAAGTGTGAGGCCAATGCAGTGTCAAATAATGGGTTAAAATGAATACAATAGTTTGATTTGTATTTATGAAATTACACGACGTTCTTATctaattatgtttatttacttTTCAGGCTGTACTGATATAAGTTTACCAACCATTAATGGTAGTGAAGCATGTGTATTGGATCCTTGGTGTTTAGGCGTTGAGTGTTGTCTTAACATGGATTTCCGAATTGCTCACATCACAAGTAAAGCCTGGTTTTTGTTAGACCCATGTGAATATGATTTGTCTATCGGAATAGGGACATGGTTTCGTAATATATCACTGTTTTCTTACACCTGGGGAACAGACGAATTGAACCCTATTGGAACTGCTATTACCGCAAGGTTTGTAACTCTTTAAAATGTCTGATCCATAGGAAATACATTAGTACATTAGTTCCAGCGTCTCTCTTTGGCACACTGTTAATGCAATCAAATTGTCAACAATAATTACCGATCTTAAATTTGTGAAAGGAGGCTCTTTCAAGGTACATTTTTAATGTATAGGCTGTCTTACCTGTATTGCTGattaaaattaagaaaaacaGCAAGGATGGAATCAAAACTCAACCGACGGTCGACCGcaccggttccgggcggttccgtacGGTTGAAACCgggttctattgttctaaacaatggaacgcggtttaaccgcaaccggcggtcgagtttggTTTCATCCCCAAATTTTGACTCTTAAAAAgtgtaaattatttttaaaataacatgCATATTTTCAGCTACAATATAGACAAATTAGATGCCAAAAGAGTGTACCAAGTTGACTTATCTTTTCAAACAAACCTCGAGGGCGTCATTATGGATTATCCCATACTAAAGGAGACACAGATCCCTATACCGTTCTGTACAAAGAACTTCACAAGGCTACCGGGTGATGGTACAGTACATGGTTTTCTGGAGATACTTGGTGGGAATGTTGGACGGACAGCAATCAATCTTGTCCTGGCCTATCTTGGTCTCGAGGTAAATTTTAGAAAGTGTTAAATATCAGAGCACTTTTTAAAAGTTGTCTTTGGAATCTTAAAAAAGTTATTGGACAGAAACTATAGGTCtactacattaaaaaaatattttgcttattgTAACCATGGCAATAAAGCATAATGCTATGTATTttgctttcattattttcaaataaGCATATTCTGTTGAATGCCGTAATATTCAGCTGCTAAATTTTAATTGTAAAatttattaaataatactaatagtaataacAGTTACGAatgttttccatgcattttaaagccgaaataatgaggtattATCGTAAATCCAAAAACAACAATAATAGCAAATTGCTATACTAATCCCAGCAAGttggaaaaacattacaaatagccaaagtaagttttgaacaaaattaatgaattaattagtTGTTAATGTCGATTAACTGTTTCATTATATTCATCTTGTTACAGGATATAGTCGGTGAAACCCAGTGTTCTGTGAAAAAGATCTCTCAAGTATGtttcatacaggctgtatcaaaatgattagtacccatcagtCCCAATGATTATGGACATAACTACCATATCCAATTGCAACAAAAGATCCACCTAATTTGTATAATGTGTGTACTATATAATTTCGGGTCATTACGACTCGATCCAGTGTTATATTTGGAGCAATTGGCTATTCAGTGGctattcaataaacatcaaaactaatgggtaccaatcaattTCATACAACCTGTAAATACAAAAATTGCGTGTAGTTTAAACATTGTTTAAATGTATAATTTTCAAATATTAACTCTCCAAAGCCACGCGTTCTCTAAAGTTACAGTGGCAACAACAAACGGAAATCATTGTATTATTCCCTACTGGCAGAAATCATAAGAATTTGTGCATAGGGTCTATAAGGTATGCCGATTACAGAAACCTACGGAAACAAAAATTGCGTGTAGTTTAAATAAACAATTttcaaatgttaaatttccaaagcCTCGCGTTCTCTAAAGCTATAGTGGCAACTACGAACGGAACAAATAATCTGACCAGCCATTTTGCGGGGAAATGTCAGATTATTTGTTTCAGTAGGTTTTATAATCGGCATACCTTAAAGACCAGTGTCGTAGCCAGGTTTTTGGAATCGGGGGCACagcttgtaaatgtaccgacggaaatatttttgccgacggaagttgtgaattgttgtacacacaaaattgtctattgttgacccccAATTTTGTTAGCCTAAAGCCCGTCGTCCACCGGCGGCCTAAGAGGAACCGACGGCAATGATGACcgggggcaccggcccccctgcccccccccccctggctacgccacttttAAAGACCCTATGTACAAATTCTTATGATTTCTGCCAGTAGCGAACATCTCACTTGATCTGTGTAACATATCCTCCTCACTATTGTACGAGTATAAACGACTACTTGTGTTTTAAACACGAATGTCCTCATGATATTTGACTGCAGGTTGTCCAACTGTTAACGTGCCATTCTACGTCAACACACTAACTTGTTCAGTATTGGATAGTGAGTGTCTAGGAGTGGAGTGTTGTGTTAAGATGGACTACAGGATATCCGAGTTGTGGCTGCATGCTTTCATTACTATGGATCCGTGTAGCTACCGGTTCTCTATAGGATTTGAAAACTGGAGCGTCAATAACACACTGTTTACCTACACTTGGAATACTTGGAAGTATCTGAACATTGGAAGTTATCTTACgataaggtatttttaaaaaccacAGGAAATAAAACATAAACCATATAAATTGAGTTTATGATCTTAATAACTTGTACTATCATCTATATTTCAACATTATTATATGCATTGACATCCTGCTTTCAGCTATTCGATCGATAAATTGTCGGAAATCGGCGTCTTCAAGATAGACCTTTCACTTAACCTGTGTATTGATGGCATCTGTACGGACACATCCGTGTTGAAGGGCATCTACTTGCCAATACCTACCTGCAACTTTGACCCAACGATGTATCCATTGCCAGGGGATGGTACAATCGCAGAGTTTATAGAAGAGCTTGGTGGAGAAATCGGCGATTCTGCAATTGAGCTTGTTTTCGAAAAACTTGGTCTTgatgtaagtacatgtataatcACAATACTTGAACAAACAAATATCATTACAAAATGTTTATACGATTCTTAAAGAAATCCTTTGTAATAATAACAACAGCACTATTTTTGATAATATTTACAGGACTTCTTGAATGACCAACAATGTGATCTTGGATTACCCGGTTCTGTCAGAAGTGGTAATGAAAAGTTTTTTCCATGTAATCAGCACAATCAATTTACATAGCCTGCAAACCTTTTACAATAAATTATTTGAATTTCCAAATATCGGCATTGTTTCGATTCTGAAAACATACACCGATCACATCAATGATACACCCGATGTTTTACTATACATATAACTTCTACATTGCAATCCTATTCATGTTTTCCTTCAATACTTACAGGTTGCCCGTCCATAGATATAGGCATGCTGCCGCCATTTATATCATGTGAGGTCCTGGATTCATGTTTAGGTATACGATGCTGTGCTATTGCTGATTTTAAAATCACAAAAAGCTATATTTCGGCTTGGGCAGTCCTGGATCCTTGCAACTACGAATTAGCAGTAGGATTTGAGAAGTGGTCAATTGAAATATCTATGTTTGAGTATGAAATGGGTAATACGAGGAAGGACAATATCAGTGATGCTTTACAAATAATGTAAGTAGCGtttacaattttatcaatttcatCTTAGTATACACGAAGTTGTCGATGGTATGGTATCTAGAGAAAACAATGGGAACTGGTTTGAATAATTTCTTTAATTTGGATCCGATTGTATCTAGTAATTAGTCGATTCCGTTAATGTTCCATTGTAAAAACTTAACGTAACAGATGAAGATGGTATTTAGTATGATGTGATAAAGGTTATTGAATGTTTTCTTCTTGCAGATGGAGGGTTGACAAGCTATCATCTGAGAAGGTCTTCCAGATTGACCTCAGACTTGGAATCTGCATTGAAGGGGACTGTACAGAAATAATTATATTGGATGAAGTCAAAATACCTATCTTAGTCTGTGATCAAAATGCGGAATTTGTATTACCGGGTAGGTAAACATTTGTAAACCATTTTTCTACCACGTCTTATCAATTATGACGATATTCATATTGACAACTGCCTCCGTCAATAATCCAGGttattttgcttcttttttttggtGCTATTTTCTAATATGTTTAAGTGTACTATATATATTATTCTGTTATTGTTTCGTTGCTTATTCAAAACAGGAAACGGGTCAGTTTCAGATTTTGTGACTGCAATACCATCTACAAGTAGTATCTTTGCAATAGATGCAGTTCTCAGACATCTAGGTTTGCAATCATTATTAACAGGGAAGGCATGTGCTGTAATAGGCGTGTCATCAGGTAAGAATGAAAGATCATTGCTTTGTTTATCTTCTctatttattccttccttctttcccttccattcGGCAAAAAAAATCTTCGAGAGTTATAAGGTTAATTAAAACCTTTTTTATACGTTTCATTGAATATCCTATATATATTTCATAATACAGACAATTGGGTGAAATGATTATACCAAACGTTTGTTTTGTATTCTTCCCTGAATATAATAAGATAATAAAGTAGACATACACAAAATGTATTGTATTGAAAATGCATAAGCCTGTATGTGATTTTTGCCGTAAGGTGATATATTTATTGAatctattttcttattatattacaATAAGCTTGTTCTCCTGACATTCTGATGTCACAAGGCGTCAATAGTTCCTGTGCCGTGATTGGTGACACGTGTACTGGTGTACTATGCTGCCTAGATCTTGACTTAATCATATCTACTGCTTCAGTATCTGCATGGGTATTTGTTGATCCATGCACTTACAGATTTTCTGTTGGATTTGAAAACTGGGTTTTCAATGGTTCTATTTTCAACTATGTTTGGGGTAAGTTACCATAGTTAATGAGACTTTAACTTTCCATTTTAAATACAAATAGTGAATTCAAAATGTCTCAAAGCACAAATATATTGGAATCGCACTTTTGTACCAGTGGCGTGGCGCGTATCATCCAATGGGTGGGGAGTTCCAGAACTGTATGAAGGGACACTGGGTCTGATTAATTAGTCAACGGTCGTTTTGGTATCGGACTTATACAGAACTCTATTGGGATTCGTTTAGCCAAAACCTCTATAATCATAAATCTAAAGAATTGCAACGATTTCAGTCTATTGACAACGAAAGTGTTTTCGTTTGCTTGTTGTTTAAGGAGATGAAATGGAATTTCAAATTGCAAAGTCAATTACCGTAAGGTAAGAACCCTCTGTGTGttcattttgtattatcttaataTATTTGTCCGTTATTATGTACTTTCCGAAATAAAGAGGATGATGAGCAGCAATTGTTCTCAACCTTTCAATACTCTTGTTAGTACAGTGTACTGTCCTGTCATTTTAGATCCATTGAGGGATCATTTAAAtacattaaatttgactattttaaaCGTAGCTAtgcatattttaaaataaaaagtaacagCAAAATTCGCTGTAGATGTATTGATGTTACCATAGCGataagtgaaaacaatttttgaatgtgttgacaTGCACTAGACGTACGCTTTAACTCTTCATCGCATCATTGATCATCAAGAATAGGCATAACGAATTGGATCGTAATTGGAATTTTACATTATGTTGAGTCAATGTACGTTTCAATCACACCAATTGGTGTCTTCGAAAAGGCGGTATTATAATTCAGTCTAGTGATTGCATTACACAGGCATGACTGTAGACGAGTGCATCCCatttatagtgcagggcaatacatttgacaattgaatacctgagtggaagaagggcccaactccatcaaaactgtttttgagatattaagaaaaaacttaatatttggaaaagttttatagacagaatgttttcatcttcaggggaccttaaaTACATGAGCATACAATATTAcgtacattcgaaattatatatgatgtttccatggcaacggtacaggtcttaatacgagctggagttgggcccttcttccactaatatactggaAGTGCCAGTTCCGTGTTAGAAATGGCTACAGACATTAGGTAaccaccattaattgcacaaatatAGCTCATGTAACATGtttgcaagaaagtttattgtagtgaaaagcataTTTCATGGAttaacaaaattcctctttaacccactatttgtggaagaagggcccaactccatggagttgggcctttcttccatgaaaatcatgattaagtgtatgtggaagactatttaaagagtggattttggctcatctttcacacacaaggaagaacagtctgctggcaataaaatgctgggtctaactcaatttggtaaaaaatt includes the following:
- the LOC140154456 gene encoding uncharacterized protein; amino-acid sequence: MSIPICNENATFSLPGDGSVKSFALALGETFSQTAVEAVMNHLGIIQYISGQTCSVTQVDLQKTDCPSGLVLPSLDNILTCGIEDIRCLGIQCCVNIDFAITKLMMKVGLSLDPCNFQVSVGFETFSRTVTLFTHKWGSVVEQRVSDALVIRYSVYKLETANMFSITLDIILCIDDTCNTIPVFREVKFPIPICNIDFNNFVLPGDGSVAGFVEHLGGKIGDSAVEVVLKKFGLEEYFGGLSCSASLLSPSGACPSIVIPKTTDASVCQASSSCLGVTCCIELDLIVTRIRTHAWILDKPCNLVMAIGLGTWKYNISLVSYSWGENETLSIGDAVKIRYSADKLDDTNEYVLQLTVSICLDGTCTDIPIANNIQVPISPCGNVSVTLPGDGTIDGYLQEIAKYAGENGVAMVMQHFDLEDFILEDQCETSTYIQDGSCTDISLPTINGSEACVLDPWCLGVECCLNMDFRIAHITSKAWFLLDPCEYDLSIGIGTWFRNISLFSYTWGTDELNPIGTAITASYNIDKLDAKRVYQVDLSFQTNLEGVIMDYPILKETQIPIPFCTKNFTRLPGDGTVHGFLEILGGNVGRTAINLVLAYLGLEDIVGETQCSVKKISQVCFIQAVSK
- the LOC140155241 gene encoding uncharacterized protein, coding for MDYRISELWLHAFITMDPCSYRFSIGFENWSVNNTLFTYTWNTWKYLNIGSYLTISYSIDKLSEIGVFKIDLSLNLCIDGICTDTSVLKGIYLPIPTCNFDPTMYPLPGDGTIAEFIEELGGEIGDSAIELVFEKLGLDDFLNDQQCDLGLPGSVRSGCPSIDIGMLPPFISCEVLDSCLGIRCCAIADFKITKSYISAWAVLDPCNYELAVGFEKWSIEISMFEYEMGNTRKDNISDALQIIWRVDKLSSEKVFQIDLRLGICIEGDCTEIIILDEVKIPILVCDQNAEFVLPGNGSVSDFVTAIPSTSSIFAIDAVLRHLGLQSLLTGKACAVIGVSSACSPDILMSQGVNSSCAVIGDTCTGVLCCLDLDLIISTASVSAWVFVDPCTYRFSVGFENWVFNGSIFNYVWGDEMEFQIAKSITVRFVVNNDDADRELEIEFSLVVCIDDTCVDIIVLQDARLPIPMCNPDFVDIDYSLSADGFVQNLHGNVIQGATLELLGELGIGPDLFGEGVCDVAFTNTTLRNCPTMQIADDLPTGVQCNLRKSCFGIDCCLDLQIGTLEHLFRFEFSIDPCLGKIVVDLDNWSYERSITYTDFGISQEITIGNVFNFRWSLEIAEGMLTTSVGFEACTFTGCSGHITLLNESSTPLPHCYPNGTATWNNFPMLTTDSFFEAVDVGLQRIATALDLPTKLLIPTQCILVDESQVCPALREPPVPSSGGTCQFTSGCLGIVCCVNTNLGFISRSLKLSIAVDPCNFSLVLTFENWSLNTSLVT